Proteins from a single region of Fundidesulfovibrio magnetotacticus:
- a CDS encoding M15 family metallopeptidase, with product MSLRPAIRLCLLLLLAAAPALAGPREDLELLRRGYPDAVRSVEQDGLVLSDGVRLPYDDGRAKDAEQALDAPDLEDMLAQPYPLERVTAEPAPGIHPGRRRVTALFKAAYGHTAQEVKAALVPVTFLGHRVLFNGRNGAAQALERVDRDLSAWLAAHPEARGRLLPLSGTFAWRPIAGTERLSMHSFGAAIDLNSKVNGYWRWSGRGDPLAQRTAFPAEAVEIFERHGFVWGGKWAEYDIMHFEYRPELITKAREAR from the coding sequence GTGAGCCTGCGCCCGGCCATCCGGCTCTGCCTCCTCCTGCTGCTGGCGGCCGCGCCCGCCCTAGCCGGGCCGCGGGAAGACCTGGAGCTGCTGCGCCGCGGCTACCCCGACGCCGTGCGCTCCGTGGAGCAAGACGGCCTCGTGCTCTCCGACGGCGTGCGCCTGCCCTACGACGACGGACGCGCCAAGGACGCCGAGCAGGCCCTGGACGCCCCCGACCTGGAAGACATGCTCGCCCAGCCCTACCCCCTGGAGCGCGTCACGGCCGAACCCGCCCCGGGCATCCATCCGGGACGCCGCCGCGTCACGGCCCTCTTCAAGGCCGCCTACGGCCATACCGCCCAGGAGGTGAAGGCCGCCCTCGTGCCCGTGACCTTCCTGGGCCACCGAGTGCTCTTCAACGGCCGCAACGGGGCCGCCCAGGCCCTGGAACGCGTGGACCGCGACCTCTCGGCCTGGCTGGCCGCCCATCCCGAGGCCCGGGGACGCCTGCTGCCCCTCTCGGGGACCTTCGCCTGGCGGCCCATCGCCGGAACCGAACGGCTCTCCATGCACTCCTTCGGGGCCGCCATCGACCTGAACTCCAAGGTCAATGGCTACTGGCGCTGGTCCGGCAGGGGCGACCCCCTGGCCCAGCGCACGGCCTTCCCCGCCGAGGCCGTGGAAATCTTCGAGCGCCACGGCTTTGTCTGGGGCGGCAAGTGGGCCGAGTACGACATCATGCACTTCGAGTACCGCCCGGAACTCATCACCAAGGCCAGGGAAGCCCGGTGA
- a CDS encoding DUF47 domain-containing protein, giving the protein MFLSRLMVRVTGKSCLPGLLEHYAPVAKAVLVVEAALKEYAEQGHGVAFQTLCSQIDALEGQADKIKRRIRNHLPRDFFMEVDKVLFLNYTRSQDNILDSAQDAMGWLGMRRVDLPKEHLDRARELGREACRSIELLGPALQDTVDLIQGRTSDRSAVKDRHHQVRLQHHKTAKLARAALRGAYEADADFRDVHVFEKLVEHLGDMSHNAEGSADILRAMIAR; this is encoded by the coding sequence ATGTTCCTCTCCCGGCTCATGGTGCGCGTCACCGGCAAAAGCTGCCTGCCCGGCCTGCTCGAACACTACGCCCCCGTGGCCAAGGCCGTGCTCGTGGTGGAGGCCGCCCTCAAGGAATACGCCGAGCAGGGGCACGGCGTGGCCTTCCAGACCCTGTGCTCCCAGATCGACGCCCTGGAGGGCCAGGCCGACAAGATCAAGCGGCGCATCCGCAACCACCTGCCCAGGGACTTCTTCATGGAAGTCGACAAGGTGCTCTTCCTCAACTACACGCGCAGCCAGGACAACATCCTGGACTCGGCCCAGGACGCCATGGGCTGGCTGGGCATGCGCCGCGTGGACCTGCCGAAGGAGCACCTGGACCGCGCCCGCGAGCTGGGCCGCGAGGCCTGCCGGAGCATCGAGCTGCTGGGCCCCGCGCTCCAGGACACCGTGGACCTGATCCAGGGCCGGACCTCCGACCGCTCCGCCGTGAAGGACCGCCACCACCAGGTGCGCCTGCAGCACCACAAGACGGCCAAGCTGGCCCGCGCCGCGCTGCGCGGGGCCTACGAGGCCGACGCCGACTTCCGCGACGTGCACGTGTTCGAGAAACTCGTGGAACACCTGGGCGATATGAGCCACAACGCCGAGGGCTCGGCGGACATCCTGCGCGCCATGATCGCCCGCTAG
- the miaB gene encoding tRNA (N6-isopentenyl adenosine(37)-C2)-methylthiotransferase MiaB, protein MKFHVITFGCQMNVADSGWLGRSLTAMGWEEVPEDEARVFVVNTCSVREKPELKLYSQLGRLAAHLERDPSVFCAVGGCVAQQVGTSLWNRFPFVRLVFGTDGIPQAPQALARLAENPRLRLSLLDFSDSYTERDPALPETAPRPSAFVTIMQGCDNYCAYCIVPYVRGRQKSRAFEGILEECRALARSGVLEITLLGQNVNSYGKDLEPGAPGFPELLRAVASIEGIRRLRFTTSHPKDLDPGVIAAFGELPQLCPSLHLPAQSGSDAVLGRMGRRYTSAEYMAKVEALRAARPDILLTTDLIVGFPGETEEDFQATLELIRRAGFECSFSFMYCDRPGVAAARMEPKLSDTEKARRLAVLQALQNEQQEAMLARLTGSVAQVLVEGPGERRATGEPAWRGRDASGRVVNFFAPDGERLVGSIAPVRITQSKKHSLWGEAIP, encoded by the coding sequence ATGAAGTTTCACGTCATCACCTTCGGCTGCCAGATGAACGTGGCCGATTCCGGCTGGCTTGGCCGGTCGCTCACGGCCATGGGCTGGGAGGAGGTTCCCGAGGACGAGGCCCGGGTGTTCGTGGTGAACACCTGCTCGGTGCGCGAGAAGCCCGAACTCAAGCTCTACAGCCAACTGGGCAGGCTGGCCGCCCACCTGGAGCGAGACCCCTCGGTGTTCTGCGCCGTGGGCGGCTGCGTGGCCCAGCAGGTGGGCACGTCCCTGTGGAACCGTTTCCCCTTCGTGCGCCTGGTCTTCGGCACCGACGGCATCCCCCAGGCCCCCCAGGCCCTGGCCCGGCTGGCCGAGAATCCCAGGCTTCGGCTCTCGCTCCTGGATTTCTCCGACTCCTACACCGAACGCGACCCGGCTCTGCCGGAGACGGCCCCCAGGCCCTCGGCCTTCGTGACCATCATGCAGGGCTGCGACAACTACTGCGCCTACTGCATCGTGCCCTACGTGCGCGGCCGCCAGAAGTCGCGCGCCTTCGAGGGCATTCTGGAGGAATGCCGCGCCCTGGCGCGCTCGGGAGTGCTGGAGATCACGCTCCTGGGCCAGAACGTCAACAGCTACGGCAAGGACCTGGAGCCCGGCGCGCCCGGCTTCCCGGAGCTTTTGCGCGCCGTGGCGTCCATCGAGGGGATCAGGCGTCTGCGCTTCACCACCTCCCACCCCAAGGACCTGGATCCCGGAGTCATCGCCGCCTTCGGGGAGCTGCCCCAGCTGTGCCCCAGCCTGCACCTGCCCGCCCAGTCGGGCTCCGACGCGGTGCTTGGGCGCATGGGGCGGCGCTACACCTCGGCCGAGTACATGGCCAAGGTGGAGGCCCTGCGCGCCGCGCGCCCGGACATCCTGCTCACCACCGACCTCATCGTGGGCTTCCCCGGCGAGACCGAGGAGGACTTCCAGGCCACCCTGGAGCTGATCCGCCGCGCCGGGTTCGAGTGCTCCTTCTCTTTCATGTACTGCGACCGCCCCGGCGTGGCCGCAGCCAGGATGGAGCCCAAGCTCTCCGACACCGAGAAGGCGCGACGCCTTGCCGTGCTTCAGGCCTTGCAAAATGAACAGCAGGAGGCCATGCTGGCCCGGTTGACCGGCAGCGTGGCCCAGGTGCTCGTGGAGGGGCCCGGCGAACGCAGGGCCACGGGCGAGCCCGCCTGGCGCGGACGCGACGCCTCCGGGCGCGTGGTGAACTTTTTCGCCCCCGACGGGGAACGGCTGGTGGGGAGCATCGCGCCCGTGCGCATCACCCAGTCCAAGAAGCATTCCCTTTGGGGGGAGGCGATCCCATGA
- a CDS encoding bifunctional nuclease family protein: MMEMKVFGLALDEDTQAPVLILKDPADTTTVPIWIGAMEAMAISLTLNDVKLPRPMTHDLLLAAIHLMGGSVRAVSVTELRDGTFYAIITVDQGGKTLEIDARPSDAVALALRAGCPILVDPGVVEALLSSKPQPGIDTGGEDKWTAVLEGFNPDETKYKM, encoded by the coding sequence ATGATGGAAATGAAAGTCTTCGGCCTGGCCCTGGACGAGGACACCCAGGCCCCCGTGCTCATCCTCAAGGACCCGGCCGACACCACCACCGTGCCCATCTGGATCGGGGCCATGGAGGCCATGGCCATCTCGCTCACGCTCAACGACGTGAAGCTCCCCCGGCCCATGACCCACGACCTGCTCCTGGCCGCCATCCACCTGATGGGCGGCTCGGTGCGCGCCGTGTCCGTCACGGAGCTGCGCGACGGAACCTTCTACGCCATCATCACCGTGGACCAGGGCGGCAAGACCCTGGAGATCGACGCCCGGCCCTCCGACGCCGTGGCCCTGGCCCTGCGCGCCGGCTGCCCCATCCTGGTGGACCCCGGCGTGGTGGAGGCGCTGTTGTCCTCCAAGCCCCAGCCAGGCATCGACACCGGCGGCGAGGACAAATGGACCGCCGTGCTCGAAGGGTTCAACCCCGACGAAACAAAATACAAAATGTGA
- a CDS encoding histidinol phosphate phosphatase domain-containing protein, with protein MIDLHTHTTFSDGALIPAELARRAAQAGYRAICITDHADPSNMRLILENMRRFVQETGPFLDIDVLVGVELTHCPPPLIPGLIAQARDLGAMVVVVHGETIVEPVARGANLAAIEGGADVLAHPGLLTETDARLAAEKGVHLEITTRKGHSLTNGHVAALARRFGAPLVIDNDAHAPGDLVSQDMRRRIALGAGLTPEELEAAEENARRIVSRVLLRGVSGKAQAHP; from the coding sequence ATGATCGACCTGCACACCCACACCACCTTCTCCGACGGCGCGCTCATCCCCGCCGAACTCGCGCGACGCGCCGCCCAGGCCGGGTACCGCGCCATCTGCATCACCGACCACGCCGACCCCTCCAACATGCGCCTGATCCTCGAGAACATGCGCCGCTTCGTCCAGGAGACCGGCCCCTTCCTGGACATCGACGTGCTCGTGGGCGTGGAGCTCACCCACTGCCCGCCCCCGCTCATCCCCGGGCTCATCGCCCAGGCGAGGGACCTGGGGGCCATGGTCGTGGTGGTGCACGGCGAGACCATCGTGGAGCCCGTGGCCCGAGGCGCCAACCTGGCCGCCATCGAAGGCGGCGCGGACGTGCTGGCCCACCCGGGGCTGCTCACCGAGACAGACGCCCGCCTCGCCGCCGAAAAGGGCGTGCACCTGGAGATAACCACCCGCAAAGGCCACAGCCTCACCAACGGCCACGTGGCCGCCCTGGCCCGCCGCTTCGGCGCGCCCCTGGTGATCGACAACGACGCCCACGCCCCCGGAGACCTCGTTTCCCAGGACATGCGCCGCAGGATCGCCCTGGGCGCGGGCCTCACCCCCGAGGAACTGGAGGCCGCCGAGGAGAACGCCCGGCGCATCGTCTCGCGCGTGCTTCTCCGGGGGGTCTCCGGCAAGGCCCAAGCCCATCCGTGA